GCGCCGACTATAAATAAAGCCAATGAGACCAGCCGGCCGCTGACGAGCACAAGCCGCCGCGAGGCCGTGTTAGCTTTGCAAAGGGCCTGTCTAGTCTTGGCACGGCAGGCGGGCTAACATTTGGCGGGCCCTGCATTGAAGCCTGTGATGCCTGTGAGCTTTGTGTTTGGGGTttgagaggaaaatgaagatTCTAGCCCCTAGACTGGAGGTTTTAACAAAGTTGTTTACCATGTAGGGGCAAGTGGGAGAGGAAAGGGTGGAAGCTGAGGTGCACAAAGGAGCTTGGTAGCGAAGCGCCTGAGGAAACATGGATGCAGTGGAAAACATGTCATGCATTGTTAATTTCTCCCCTTTGCAGTAACATGTAGTCAATTTAGCATGCGTTTAACATCAGTGAGAAGAAGTATAACATCTAATGTATTTACCATAATGTAATGTGCCATGAAATACAGTGCAACAGTCAGTGAGGAGCGCACCAGTGTAGCCTTGTGTTTCATTGATGACCCTGACAATCCCAAAGGACATTGGTAGCCTGGgggcctgtctgtctctatttaAACCAGTCTAACAGCGCCTTGTTTGGAAAGGAGAGACTTTCACTTGCCAAGACCGTGTAGGCACCCTCAATTAAGATGTAATGCAGTGCCtttttattgcacatttcatTGTAGGACACATCTACAGTTAGCGCTTTAGGAAAGAAAATATCCCAAGTCGGCCATAGCAAGGAACACTTACAGTATCTCTGCAATAAGCATCACAAATATGATATTTCAAGATTGATAAAATGGCAGATGCACAAATCACATCCTGCTTTTACAAGAAACATTCAGAGTATAAGTAAGAGCACTTTAATTTCATGTTCCATTACACGCCGCCTAAGTGCACAATTACATTGTGGCACATATCTCTACGTTAAGTCTGACAGAAAAATGGAGGACAGAAATCAAAGGCAAAGATTCATAAAAAAAGGGCCGACAACAGATTGTCACAGTGAATCAGTGAGGAGTCAGGAAGAAGGTGGTGGGGCGAGAGAGGGGAGTCCACAGGCTTCGGTGCATGTAAGGGGGTGTCCTCTATCATGAACATACCAGGGTCTGATTGAATGGCCTTTTTGGATGAACAGCTGGAGCGACGCCTGTAATCCACTGCGCTATCCAAGGAAAACACCCAGAAACCCATGAAACTCCTAAAACCTGATCAATGACCGAAAAACTCACAGATGCTGTGGAGATGCTTTGGTGGAcctcacacagtgtgtgtaattCTTATAGTCAAAGCTGCTCTGAACACAAAATTGATTTCTATGGTTAAACACAAAACCAAtaataatcctttttttttccgGAGGGCGGCCCACACCACTGACTGTGGAGCCAGTGTGTCAGTACTGTATACTGCACTTCCTCTAATGACCACTAGATGCTGCCACCAAGAGAACTTAGATGGAATtgaattaaatggaaaaaacttctgtctctgaaaaaaacaacattttggaaaatacacttattccctttcttgctgagagttagatgagaagattgatactcACTGTGTTAAGACTGGAGCTGGAGACTTGATGGTAATGATGTCACCATCATCCCAGTTtaagcatttattttgttgggtATGAAGTTATTCTAACTGTTGGAATTGAAGGACAAAACCACTTAAATAAAAAACGTTATAAACTGGAATAatcttttaccttttttttttttttgtcgtggTGGGTATTTTAAGAATCACTGTCCCCATTACAGGATATTAACAAGatagcaaaacaaaatattgttttaaggTATTTGCTTGATTGACAGGGGACTGTCTAAGACAAACTTGGTGGTTGCTGCTTCTTTCTTCCTTTGCCCAGAATTTGATTTATTGCCTCTGGTTACCTGAAAAAGACGACAGCAAGAAGAAACCCAAACTCCCAGcttcaatgttttattttttatttttgccagtGTCAAAAACAGCTGAAGTCAGTGTGTACCAAGTGGAAAAATGGTTAGGTGTTTTATAATGGCTTCAAAATTAGGGGAAAAGAAAGTAGAAGGGAAAGACATGCTGTAAATTTTCCTCCCTTTGTTGCCAGTTTTCAGCTTCTTTTACTACCAAAATCATTTGCAGCACATTGCTGCCAACTGTAAGCCTACAAAATCAATTAATAACTGTGAGCAGCGACTGCAGCAGCGGGAGCCTCGCGTTGTTTGCCCTTCCATGCACGAGTTACTATCTTAACTTGGCAGCTGACGCTTTGCCAGAGTGGATGTGCTGAGAGGTGTATTAGAAGTGATAATGAAGAACACACTTCCAGTTGAGAATGAGGCAATTAAAGTTGGGTGTAAACAGCAGAGGGAGTGTGACTTCCCTCCTGAGGGAATCCTCCAACATCTCTCACACCTGAGCGGTATGTGGAGATCGCTCGCTCTGATGAGGATTCCTGATGACAGTTAGTGACAGGAGGATGTAACGCAGTGGCACAATGCAGCAGGATGACAGCCAGGAGACTGAGAGCCGAGAATAGCCTACATTTAACATGGGTCATGCCACAACTGCATATCCCAGCATACTTTTAGGTTTTATATTTTGGAAATGATGGGAGCTAAACATTAGGCATTATACAGCTGTTTCCACAGGCTGAGTAGTGCTCCTTGTGATGAGTAAGCTGAACCTAATGTGTGAAATTAGTGGAATGCCcctttaaaatatgaattttgAATTGAATCAAGCATAAATTGATCTGGGAATGACCTGGTAGCCTGAGGGTTTAAACAATGTAACTGCATCGTCATGGCCCCTCcagtatacagtatactgtctaataaatgcaaaaatggcCAATAAACCCTTGAGTTACACAACAAGTAAGAGAATCTGGAAAGAAAGATGTAGGTCAGAAATAGTGTTAATGCTGCTATTTTAAAGGAGCAATATGTACGAATTTTAgttgaaaacattaaaaaaatcaactaaaatGATCAACAGAATTTGAAGAAAGAtgtctgtgtattgtgttgcagaggtaTCTACtgcagttagcatgctaaccagctagcccaAGTCCGTCCTGTCTCGTAATACCACTTTGAACCTACAGACGCCATAACGAGTCACTGTGGCGTCCAGTCTGCCCTCAGTCCTACAACACCAAGCTGGTTTTCCAGCCAGGTTTGGCTGCACAGCTAAATGAGCTAACAGTTAGCAGCACTTAgcagttactctggtgatatgctgcctCTGATTAGTTCTGAGTGTTAATTCAACTGGTGGCCAATTCCtacatattgcacctttaatgttaaaaataaaaataatgctgcaTGCTACTGTAGCACTTTTTACCACAGCGATGACAACAAATAGCAAGTTAAAGGAAAATGGTATAAAGCATTAGTGAcgaaaaaatgtatgtatgtaatgtaaaacatgcaaatacattttggaGAACTTCTTGTGTCCTGATTTAGACTAGAGACATTATGAGTAATTATAATTtcaaggaaaggaaaagaaaagaaaataaagagaaaaagaagggcAGAGGTCgttgaaattatttttgtgtggAGTGCCACTTTTTTAGCCTACAGCTTTGTCAAATATAAAAAGTTCACAATGTTGCTTATATTATAATCAGGCTATAACAtttaggtttttgtttgtttgtttttcctgggAAACAAGTCATTTGAAAATTTCTTTAACAAGTGCGATATGTATTTgtcaattaattaaaattaattggTCAAATATTCATTGCATTTTGTCAGAGAAAAAAGTCTGGAAGTTCATTCTTAATCTTGGAAACTGTAgttaaaaaagtaaaatcatATCTCCGTTTACGAGCTTTTTCAAGCGTTTTTACCAGCATGGTCTTCAGTGGAGTTCGCTCAGTTGGCATGAATAAATTAAACTGTCTGGCTTTTAACCCTGCATGGTCAGGtatgtctgttgtttttactcAGGCAGTCCTCGGGCACAGTGGAGGGGTCCATTACTGGTGACGTTTCTGGTGATTCGGAAGATGTTATAGCCGACACTTGATAACCATTgcgttgtttttttgtttttgtttttaaataaatgtcagtaTATGTTTACAAATGCGAAGTACGTATTATAAGCCCCATAATGGCACAAACTGCACATATACCAAGTTGAAAGGTGAGTTTGTCGTTAATTTCTTGGTTGTGAACAAAGTAGCATGTTAGCTAGCCTCGGGTAGCCTGTTCAGGCATACTCAAACTGTAATTAGCCACTGGCTGCGAAACCGCTTTGAAAATTCTGTTATTTTAAGATCAACTTGGTTCAGGATCGTTTATATGCATAGTAAGACTTAACGTAAAATGGCTTGTAGTTCAGTTGTTTCTTTAAGTATATCCGGCTTATAATAACTTGCTTGTATGTCAACAGAATCATACTTTAATAATCTGTATCAATCCGCATCGGTAGGGAAAGACTGGGGTTAGGATCGTTTGTAGAAATGTAAACTTTATTGATATTTATAGTGTTGCTTGGGGTACAGTGTGCTTATTTGATTAAAGTTTTGATTCTGAGGCTTCTTTAAAAACTTTTGAGCTGTGTTCTGGGGGCGTGTTTGCTACCACGTAAGGTCGAAAATTGCCACATTACTGAACGGAGTTTGGTATTAATGGTAATTAGAGTAAACGTTTTTTCCACTCTTAAAGATACAGTTTCAGTAAGTGGGTCACTTGTAAACGTGTCCCACTGGACAGTAATGACACATCTGACATAATACCTGGTTCAAACTTACAAACCGCATCCATCGTGCCTTAAGTTGTAATAAGACTTTTTATGTAAGATGCAGCATTAATTGGGTCTGACTTCTTGTTCTCAGTTTCAGGTCTGACTAAAGCACACTCCTCGGCCTCAGCCATGCCTCAGAAACTCCAAAAGAGCACCCAGCCTTCTCACTATATTGAGCTGGGAGGTTATCAGTATTGGCCTGTGCTAGTGCCCCGAGGTATCAGACTGTACACCTACGAACAGATCCCATTGTTTCTGAGGGAGAACCCTTACATCACAGATGGCTACAGAGCCTACCTGCCCTCCAGACTGTGCATCAAAAGGTGAGAAGCAGAGAACAGTATCGGGGATAGGCAGAATATCAGTTCGTAAAACAGAGATAATACAGAATTAAATGCTAGTCCAGAGCTGTATAAAAATGGCTAAGGTGAAGAATAGTCTTGTTGCTTGATAGTGTTTATGGTTAGCAATAAGTTATTCTTTatagtattttattatttctcttGACCACTCTTCAGGGAAGTCAGAGTGCAGAGTCAACTTCAGGGGTTGGCtcaggtattttttttaaattagctgtTTCATATTTCACTTTAAGGCCTTAAttgcatttatatatatatttttaattgaaatcaGCATTTTCATCTTCTAAATCCCTGTAAATCCTCTGTGCAGCCTCTTTATTCTGTCCAATGAGACAGTGAATATCTGGAGCCATCTGTTGGgcttcctgctcttcttctttgtcgGGGTGTACAACATGGCTTCGGTGCTGCCGGCCGTCGGCGCTTCGAGGGAGGACTACGTCATCTACTCCATTGGACTCTTCTGCTTCCAGGTAAAGGTCCAGGTTTTCTACCGTACTTCAGCTGTGACAGTTGGTAGAAATGTCTGGTTACAATGTTGTCTAAACCCATTAGTAGATTACTTAGCTGATATTACAGTAAGGCTGTGCCGTGGGTAAGATTAAAGCTGGCATCCACAAGGTTTTTTTAGTTAATGGATTATTCCATGAACTAAAAATCCCTCTATATGGTGCACTATTTTAAAGTGCAGCAGCTTGATAATAGTGCCTCTCCTTAGTCAGTTAATCTGTTCATATAACGCTGCCACTAAACTACTGGTCAACATAGAGAAAAGAAACTGGGAGTGGTTGAGCCAATGGTGTCACGTCATGTCCATAGTTTAGCTTTTCCCGGTGttgttgattgatttgattCTTCAAATGAACAGCAAGATTCAACACAGCTGTCACTGATGTCATTAATACACTGCATTTAATACATCTCACCTCTGGAAACCGTGTGAAAAGTCACACATTAAagattgtttcatttattttgtcaacATTAAAGATGTCAGGTGTAACTATAAATGTTTATCTGACAAACCATGAACTCATAGAAGGTCGCATTTGAGAACAAATTCTAGCAATTTGTTGCTCAATTAATAGAAATGAGGAAGGATTAATAGCAAAATATATGTTTCTGTCATCTTTatgtttaagtttaagtttacCTCGGCAGGATTCATTTTACATTATGTCATGCATTCCAGGCTGCATTACAAGGTTTCTCCTTGTGTTGAGCTATGTGGTGATTTAAAACTAGCCAAATATCTTGGAAACCAAATATGTGGCAATTGCATGGTGTTACCTTAATCTGAGTGGCTACAGAAGGACATCAGACCTTATCCAAAATATTGGCagttattgtcaacaaataaaaaaataatcagtcCAGCAGTTGGCTGGACTAGGCTTGACAACCAGAGTCTTCAAGtccaatttgaaaaaaaaacagagagggtCTATTTAAAAGGCAGAATGAGATGAAATGGTGAGGACACCTCTTGTTAGATCATAAATATTTTTCTACTTGTTATCTTGGTGTGCGTATCACATCCTTTGCTGTTATAATGCCTGACTATCCCCTTGCCGTTTCCTCTGGATCATTCCATCTTCAGCTGTGTATGCTGTGTTCGGTGGGTTATCACCTGTTCTGTTGCCACCGCTCGGAGAAGACCAGCCGCCGCTGGATGGCGCTCGACTACGCGGGGGTTTCAATCGGCATCCTTGGCTGCTACGTCCCCGGAGTCTTCTACACCTTCTACTGCAATAATGTAAGTTCATCTTCAGTCTGTAGTTCACTTCTCTGATTTGTCTCCAGTATCAGCGTGCCAGCGGAGGgactttatgtatttatttatttatctgtttgttttatttgatagGGACAGAGCATGTTAACGAACATCACTATACAAATACAAGGTGTGAACATACCAGAATTTAGCTAGAATGCTAATTTACATCCTTAGTCCCTAACAAAAACAGTAACATTACAAATAACTATATGCTGTTTTCTTCTGGTTGACAGCGAACAGTACGTTCAAAAATTAAGCAGCTACTTCACGCTTTTGCACATCACATcagataagatagactttattattCTAATGCAGGTAAAATTGAGGTATCAGCAGCAAGAATAGATACATAACTGTTGTTGCAgcaaattcaacatttttcagGACAattaaagatattttaaaatttAGGAGCTGTTATTTTAGTAACTTAGAACAAGCTTTACTGCTGCATCAGTCTCATCCATGCTTGTTGACATTGTTCTGGTGCTATATTGCTTGTTGCTAGCAAGCTTTGCAGAGAGATGACATTGACTTTCTTGATCCCTCCTACGAAGCTCTGACTGGTCATTTCTTTCTCCAACTGGAGAGACTGCCGCCAGCCAGCACGACACACTGAGATGTGTACGTTGATTCAGACGTCTGGAAACAGACGTTTGCTTATTTGGTGTTTCTGAAGCTTTGAGACGCATTGTGTAGACTTGCTCTGTGGATGGAATCGCATGCAATGTGGTGAACGCTTCGGAAACATGAAGTCAGTGGACCTTGTGATGAGGATTAGTTTTTCAGACTGCTATTTCCTGGATCAagaatgataaatgataaaattatgttttagaCTTGGAACTGTCTGATCAGGGAACATAGAATGTGGATCGATCAGATATTCTGGTACCTGACACAGAACATATTTCATTTGGTAGCAAAAAGTGTTGAGATTTGATTCTCAgtgataatataatataattgtATATAATAATTGCATTCACTGCACCTTCACGCACATAATAGATAATGTAAAGATATTTCTGTGAGCCTGACTGCACTTATCACTGCTTTAACGTCTAACTGCAGTCCTCCCCGGAGACTTTTAGCTCAAATCCTCGGTCTGAGAAGCAGTAATTGAATAAAGCTGAAGTAGAGCCCACAGTCTGGCTCTGCTGATTGACTCATTGTTCCTGGTGAATAAGCAACACGACACCTTTGCTGCGCTCGCCGTTTGGAAAACAGCCTCTGATGACACAAGCCTGTTCAGTTCCTTATTCCAGCCGCCCACCaccatgttatttttttttctcctttcctggttgcttctcttttcatttttcatgtttatttttttttttactcctgaAGTATTTGGCTGTGCTCCTTACTGTTCGCTTTCCCCCGCATATTGGAAGCGCCGGGTTATTTTGCCCCCAGAACGCAGCTGAAATCTGCTCCAGCCCAAACCAGATGGCTGCGTTCACGGAGCGGTCCGTCACTCCTGTTCCCCACCATATGACGTTCGCAAGTCTGGGAGCTGTCTCAGCGAAGGGGCCCCCCGTCCTTGCCAAGACTAGGGCTCCGCTTCTGGGTGGCTCCACTCCGATGGCAAGCCAAGTCCCtaaagaaaaactgatttttataTTTAGCCATTCAAACTCTTGTCTCGTCAGAGTCTTTTAGATATGCAGATTTGGAGGAGAGAACATGGTGTCTGTTAGGAGAAGAGCTTAAAAAAATTGGCTGGAGCCGAGCGGGGCCTTGTTCCTGGTGCAAATTTATTCACTGTGAAATTCAGCAGGACTCGTTACATGAGGACGTGTGACTGGACGGAGGCCTGCATCCACACAAATGGACAGAAGGGACTGAGACGAGGCTGTCCAGACTGTGCACACTTACTTATAGAAGTTTAAGTAACAGCGAGCGCTGCAGCTTGGTCTATAATCataagaatgtaaaaaaaaaaataggttgGAGACTGTTTTTAGCACATGTGTAGATCTTCACCGTTTCTCACGGAAGTTAGTTATATCATCGtatgcaaatgaaataaacCCATACATGAAATGGTGCAGTCAGACAACATTAGGTGTTAATAGAAAAAGAAAGTGGGATAAACTGAAAAGGACAAACAAATTCTCAAGGGATTTGGATCACAGAAAGTAGTTTATGGTCTCAAGTATTTTGATTCTTGATTCATCtgtattattttttcaattaattgaagagcagaaaatgatgaaaaatgctcATTGCAAAAAACCTCATGAATCAAGTGAATCTGAAGACTTTAAATCCAGATACTGGAGTTCTTCTAATCGTGTAATAAGGTTTGTCTGTGCTGCACGGTCACTCGAATATTAACACAGAACAGGGTCAGCAGCCCAGTGTGCAGAACAGACATATAACATTTCGTTTGTCTTAAAGTCATTGTGGTAATcctttgtttcctcctgctgcctgtTTCTACTTTCAATGCAGCTTTACcagctctgttttatttccCTCCGTCGTGGCCAGAGGCATTCTGAGTGTGACTTGTCCGTCCGTCCCATTCTTGTGAACGCGATACCTCAGAAACGCCTTTAGGGAAGTTGTTCAAATTTGGCAGAAACATCCACTTTGACTCAAAGATGAGCGGATCAGATtctggtggtcaaaggtcactgtgacctcacaaaacacatttttggctaTAATTCAAGAATTCGTACACTAATTATGACACAATTGCACAGACATCTCATAGGAtgaaatgaagtgatgacattttgtatgcaaaaagacaaagacatcatcatgacatcataatgttttCTGTCCAATATTCAACACCagaactcaggaacagaaggagagactgtgaccatatttcacttttggtcagatactgaattggtgacactaatcttgggtctccaccttgaaactgtgatAATTGTTTAGATCTTCTGTGTTGCCGGATCcatttttttacagtttgtagcttcttgCAGCAACATCTATATTTCaagcattgtagtccagcacaagctcTTTGgctctgctgatattgagcttcaggtgattgtgatgaagctctctatcagtcctctgtgctcctctggaaaaacagtctctaagtgaagacagcatgtttctcactggattcatacatgtcaatacaatgataacttccatttcaccaaaaaaatacacttcataCCTTTAATTAAATTCCTTCAGAGTCTTCAACGTGAGTCTGAACAGACATGGACgtaaatgcaacttgactggttggcagcACAACCATGAGGCAGTAATTCTAGTTTTCCAAACGTCCtgaatttgttttcttgtaCATCTGAAAGGTTTAAGTTTGACTTTAAtacagactgaatgtgtgtgtgtctatgcacCTAAGTTACAAATAAGTTAGAAAATCTGCTCCAACAAAGCAGTTTTCTACTTGTCAGTGTCAATCACACAGCTGTATGATTTTGGAAATTCCAGTTTAAGCATTACGAGACCCAGAACGAGTAATAAAACCTCAGTAAGAAGTTCTATTATCTAATGAAGGtaattaaggacaaaaaagCTCTTACATAAAAAACTGCCACCTAAGAAGATGGATCTcgacagacaaaaaacaaacatgtcatcttactgagattttgttttttgccgCATATTTTTTCCTTCAGGGACTCCTGAGCATTGAAATGTCCTGACTGTATAGAAAACGTgagaagcatgtgtgtgtttgtatctgtgtagACGGTGTGGTTTAACCTCTGACCTGCCCGTCTCTGCAGTACTGGCGGCAGGTGTACCTGGTGACGGTCCTGGCCATGATCCTGGCCGTCTTCTTCGCTCAGATTCACCCTCATTACCTCAGCAAGCAGTGGAAGCAGCTGCGCTCGCTCATCTTCTGCTCGGTGGCCGGATACGGCCTCATCCCCACCGTCCACTGGATCTGCATCACCGGAGGCTTCTCCTCAGAGCTCGTCCAGGTGAGCACGCTCACAGCAACAATAAAGTTCActgctttcattcttttttttatggtCAGGtttgatgttgagatgtgtgATTGGTCGGTCTCTGAAAGATAGCAACTCTTGCTGATCATTTGACTCAGACAACATGGTGCTGAGCCATGTCCTCTAATAATTGTCTTTATGTTATTTATACTAATAACTCACGTGGCAGGGGCGGGAgctgatgttttcagtgttttgttgcatgCAGCAGTTGCATCGGGTAATGCTTTGTTAACCTGTTCTGAGTTGTTGGTATTTTGTAGCTGCTGTTCAGTTTTGATTATAAACATTTCTTCCCTGCAGGCTTTTGTCCCTCGAGTCCTGGGGATGTACTTCATCGCTGCATTAGCTCTCATTTTCTACGTTTCAAAAGTTCCTGAACGCTACTTCCCAGGTGAGACCACTTTTAGATTCTTCTCAGTCGCTCTGTTCTTCACTCCTAGTTTGGAACGACTTACAGCTCCATACTTGATAAGaggtttttttaaaagacagacagTACTGTATTATATTCCAAATCACTAATGAGCTTTCAGCGTTTGTCAGTGACTCTGGTTTTAtctctgtgatgctgctgcaggtcagctgaACTACCTGGGCTCCAGTCACCAGGTGTGgcacctgctgctggtgctgatgtTTTACTGGTGGCACCAGTCATCCTGCTTCATCATGGCGTACAGGCACAGCCAGCCCTGCCCCGACGCCCCCCAACACACCTAGGATGCTGCTCTGCACGCTGGGATCCTCGACTTTGCTTAACTGTAAGCGGCACCATTACTTTACGTTACGTTAAAGCTATAAGAAGATATTTTAGATTGTCCTTAGTCCAGCAATAGTCTAAATGTATAATTGTAATTTGTAGTTACTTATGTGGAGGGTAACAATTCAAAGCTGTGGCTGAAATCAGGTTTCCTAGCAGCTGCATTGCACTGGTTTGTCTGTTAGACAGAGCTGTGGCTGACAGGAGGTCTTACATGGTCGCAAAAAAGCCctctttgtcacatttaaattgTGATTAgattgtttttcctcctctctttagGTCAGTGACCTAAGCAGCGTATTCTAGCATGCACAGGTGGAAAGCAGGGAGACTCGATCGACAAGCTTTCAGTCCATCTCGGTGTCATCGCACACACTGCAAGTGTCTTCAGTCCACCTGACCTGTGAGTCTCTGGAAAGGTGAATCAGACCCGTGGCCTCCAGTTGTGAGGCGATGTGTCGAGCGTATATTTAGATGAAACGGGACCTCTTGAGTGATTATAGGTAgacagtcaaacaaacaaaacacagaaagtcTGCAGTCAAACTAGAGTATCTCTAGGATTTGACTGCATTCAGATTTGCACAACGGTAAAAGATGCAGCGGCAAAAAGAGGACTCGAATCATCAAGTTCAGTCAAGTAGCATTTTGTTCTTTAGAAAGAGATCACGTTTCTGTAAGTGCCTGTAAATGAAACATCATGTATTCAGTTCAATTAAGTTATGGAAAGTTTTTCTCCTAAAAAGTTTTCAGCaaatttacttatttttaaagGTTTCTGAGCCAGTCGTTCTCATTCTGGGTTTTGAATATAGTTCCAGTGTATGATAACGCTTGTTCTGTGAAAAGTAGGTTAACTGCCTTTAGGTTTCCTCCAGTAAGGAATCAAGTCAAATGACATTAAAAgggaaaatgaaatgtgtgaggCGCTCTTGTGCAGATGTCACCGCTCTGTACGGTTATGCTAAAAGTATGCGtatgttttaaacaaatctgTTCAGTGTTGAGACCTGCTGAGCCCAATCatctcttcttttatttctgaactattaaaagttaaaatggGAGGTActtgaaaacaagcaaaaatgtacCAGTAACTTTCAACACACTCCATGTTAGATAGAAAAACCAAAGAGTCAGAGTCACTGCTGTGTTGTTCTCTTCATCAGtttgtattacatttttaattgtgtCCTGTAGCATGTGCAGTAttggtgtttctgtttgttacTGCTGACTGACACAAGCAACAGGTTGTGTCAGTCCCTGGATGGTGAAATGTACTTACACTAAATACAGGTACTACAAAGACTCATGAACCGCAGATGTTTGTACCTGATGCTGCAGGACCGACTGTTGGGGGCGGGTTCCATGTGGTCTGTCTGCACTGCCTCTGTGTTCAAATTTATTTCAGAGCTAAACTAAATTTATTACTGTGCAG
The DNA window shown above is from Chelmon rostratus isolate fCheRos1 chromosome 5, fCheRos1.pri, whole genome shotgun sequence and carries:
- the paqr3a gene encoding progestin and adipoQ receptor family member 3a, translated to MRSTYYKPHNGTNCTYTKLKVSGLTKAHSSASAMPQKLQKSTQPSHYIELGGYQYWPVLVPRGIRLYTYEQIPLFLRENPYITDGYRAYLPSRLCIKSLFILSNETVNIWSHLLGFLLFFFVGVYNMASVLPAVGASREDYVIYSIGLFCFQLCMLCSVGYHLFCCHRSEKTSRRWMALDYAGVSIGILGCYVPGVFYTFYCNNYWRQVYLVTVLAMILAVFFAQIHPHYLSKQWKQLRSLIFCSVAGYGLIPTVHWICITGGFSSELVQAFVPRVLGMYFIAALALIFYVSKVPERYFPGQLNYLGSSHQVWHLLLVLMFYWWHQSSCFIMAYRHSQPCPDAPQHT